In Mytilus edulis chromosome 8, xbMytEdul2.2, whole genome shotgun sequence, the genomic window agataaaatctggaaCCCCCAttatatcacatgtatatggcacacttcctggttcttataaagagctgtacttaaatgAAAAATTGGCTACACGTAAATGACGGTACCATTGTAATTACAATGTCAGTTGTGAATAGATCAACGCCAGAAATCAAAGTCGTTGGTACTGCTtgctaaaaaatcaaataattacatACATAAAATTTTATACGTATCTGTAAATCTTGCATTTTCtctcatgattttcttgatagagggctgCTGcgcacaaggaagctatttaatcAAGAGATCGAAATagagaagttgaaatcatcccttcgttaattttacggacgccatcacgagttggttgacagttattgATATACAGTTTCACAAATCataacggatatgttccttacgtcgtaactacaatccccttccctttcatgaatgtgaccttccgaataagactatttaccagatttgttatcacataagaaaCACgccgggtgcaacatgtggaacaggatctgctctgtttgtctttttcatttttagctatggcgttgtcagtttatttccgatttatgagtttgactgtctctttagtatctttcgtccctcttcctTCATGTTGAAACGGTTCATTTATATTATACGTTGGCTTCATTTCTAATTTTGACGTTTATCGAATCAAAATTGTAGCTATTCGAACAAGTATTATAGGTTCGGTTTGAAATACAAAGTGCAAATTGTCTGTATTCGTTGTTACTAGAAGCACGCTTACTTAAACACGTGTAGGCTcatgttatgtgtttactttctacattggctagaggtatagggagaggtttgagatctcatcaacatgtttaaccccgccgcatttttgcgactgtcataagtcaggagcctctggtctatgttagtcttgtattattttaattttagtttcttgtgtaccatttggaaattagtatggcgttcattatcactgaactagtatatatttgtttaggggccagctgaaggacgcctccgggtgcgggattttctcgttacattgaagacctgttggtgaccttctgctgttgtttttttttttctatggtcgggttgttgtctctttgatacattccccatttccattctcaattgtatcaGTATAAAGATATTGGCAAATGTAATGCATGTCCTTGTTATAATGAGGATAGAGCATGACATGACAGACTTTTGTTTTCAATACAGTGATTTTAAAATGTACAAGAACATAAGAGAGTTTTGcttatttttacacaatatttcgTGTATATAGAACTATTGCGATGATTGCCgctcaaaaaaatattgttaatttcAAACAATAAAGATTCTTACAGAAacgaaaacaaagaaataaatgaTACAATGATAATCCGCTATTTTTCCCTCAGattcagtttgtaacccggatttgttttttctctatcgatttatgaactttgaacagtggtatacttctgttgcctttatttattgggGTCTTTTAAATTACCAATTATCTTATGAATATCACATCGCGTATTTGTAAAAGTGTGTTATGTTTAAATTAATGAATTCTCATCAGTGGTTCGACAAAAATAAGATATCAGGTGATGTGAACACGTAATCAAAATGTTTGCTACTGCTGTAATCCTTCCAGGTTTTCATTATTTCAAATACTAAGTACTCGCAAAATGATATTCGTTGCATTTAGTGTAATGCCTATTTCTTTAAATATCGAAAGCTAAGGTCGCATGTATGTTCATTTTTAAACCATCGCAATAATACAATTAtagtaatttctgaatttacagtggcGTTATAATTGTTGCGACACATTTGCTTATCATACACATATGTTTAATTTCAGCAATTACTATAATTATCGTTGGGATTTGTTATATACCTTATGGAAATGGTAAGTTATAGATTGAAGAGGCAAGTACAAAACCTATTGTTttttatattgcatgttaatATGTTACTATTTTGAGGATcgttttgaaatttgataaacaataagGAAGTCCAGGGCTCTAAGTAGAATGAAACTcagttttaaaatgttaattaacTCTATGGTTGTCGTTAGTTTCTGTCtgtccttttttgtttttaagtttctGTTTCGTTTTgagcaagacgcgcgtttcgtctacaaaagactcattagtgacgctcagatcaaaatagttaaagagCCAAACGAATACAAAGTTGAACAtttgttgaagagcattgagatcccaaaattccaaaaagttgtgtcaaatacggctaaggtaatctactctttggttaaaaaaatccttagtttttcgaaaaattcaaagttttgtaaacagttaatttataaaaatgaccatataattgatattcatttcaacaccgaagtgctgactaaaTCGGAATTGTCACTTTTTGTCTCTCATTGTTTGATTGGCCGTACacttgacctataaaggtttacttttgtGAATTGTtagttggatggagagttgtctcattggcactcataccacatcttccgttgtcgttgacaatgtaatggaatttgatatgAAATGATACAATGATAATCCGCTATTTTTCAAAACCGGAAGCAGTTGATATAAAACAGACGCAGTTGATATAAACCGGAAGCAGTTGATATCAAAAGTCATATCTCACGGCTGAAGCAATGTcacaaatttaatgaataaatatatgtacaaattaGTTTTATCATGGGGTATACCATTATTTTCTCTAAGTATATGATGAATTATTTTAGTACAGTGCAATATGATCATTTTCATGCATCTGTATGTTATAGGAATTGATGTTTTTTTCCTGATGATACAtagtatcaatttataaaagtaaatcattataggtcaaagagcGGCCTTCAACACGGTGCCTTTGCTCACACAGAACAtcaagctattaagggccccgggtaaaccaacggcctaatctatataaacacgaaaaacgagaaacacgtatgaactacatgaACAAGACGACAACTACTGCATGATctgtacatcatattcctgtatgATTGTGATTTAAGAACCGAAacttaatctatatataaaaaaaatcaatgtacaaTAACATGCATAGAAAAAAGATTTTACTGATAACCATTGCGTACACATTCACAGATGTATACCTATGTCTAAACATAGCGCTTTAAATGATGAAAGCTACAACAAGGACATCAAGCATATGTACAAATAACCAACAACAGCATTACACGAAAACGTAAAAGAGACAAATTGAGAAAATGCACAGTATAGAAAAAGTTATGATTAAACGACACGACTTTCCTTTTAACAAAATGAAAGTATCCTAGGTGCTCATGACGTTTTTACAGATTTTACActgcagttgtttttttttatattgtttaaacaCATTTGGTGATTCTTCAAATTCGGTAACGATTTTGTCAAGGTTTAAAAGGATAGTTGAGGCAGATAGAACTTATCTGAAATCGTCTTTGGCACACATCAACAGTATTTAACCTAACCAAGATGGCAGCCGTAAAATGTTTGAAAGATTGACCTTAATTATACCATCCGTACACATTGATGCAAAATATCCCTTGTTAGCAGTAACCCTTTATTgtgaaattttctttattttaaaacaagGTTCCATGCGTACTTCAAATTTTAGAGTTATATATTCGATAAACAGGTTCTGTTTGATTGTGGCAACCCAGTTTCCTTGTTATGCACAAATATAAAAGTTGTACATTACAGGACTAGATAGGAAACATAGAATTCAACATGGAGACAAACAAACTCACCACAGTCTGtgttgtttcatgtgtttatCTTGAGTGATGAGATTATCTTGAATGTCTTTTAATTGATCTGATTAACAATCAATTACGTGGTCGACAATACTATGGATATTATCAAATATACtgtgtttgtttgtgttttttgctgTGCAAGTGATTTTGTGTCACGGATACATACCAAACTCCTGTCTTGTAtatgcaaataaaggcaacagtagtataccctgttcgaaattcataaatcaatagagaaaaaaacaaacccaggttacaaactaaaactgagagaaacgcatcaaatataagagatctacgacacaacataaacacaacattaaaatgtaacacactcagaaacgaactatgatataacgatggtcatttccctgacttggaacagggcattttaaaataaaaatggtgggttaaacctggtgttgtggcatgtcaaacctcctgctttaatggcgatgttaattataacattaaaatgacaatattacatgacaggactacaatacaaatacattgGAGAAAATATAGGTCAGAGTAAGAAATGAATAAAAGTCTCAAAAAGTTGGGACAAGAAcatcattataattataaaagtTATATTCATGTAATTTTATAGGATTACTTTGTTTATATTGCAACAATGCTGCCAATATAAACGACTGTCTAAACACAGTGGCTCAGTGTTCTGATGGATCTGaggtatatatatttctataacCTTATAAcgacaaaatttgtaaaaatttatcacaaaaatatGTCTATCATGTTTATGAGTTATCTAATATGAAAATTCCGTAATGGTCGATAAAGGCAACAGCAGCATGCCGCTGTTCTATAGTcataatttgatttaataaaaaaaatacacaaatccAGGTAACAAACTCAAACCAAGGCGAATACATCATCCATAAGAGGAAATCAACTGAACAACAGAATTGCCGAAATATATATAAACGTAGTTTAATTAACATAAACCATATATTCCAAACTTTGAACAGGTCATTTTAAGCAAAAAAGGTGAATTCCACATGGTttaaaagctagctaaacctctcggGTATCTGGCAATTCTACCAAAACCGTTAAAATTACAATATGATTTGACAAGAATACATTAAAAACAAACGCAAGAACAGTCAGCACAgataattacataaaaaaatgaaacacagGCACATTGAAATATGTAAACTCTTGATTGGTCCGACTTACTTTACAATACTTCAATGCTCAATATCCTTTAATAAAGATTCAAAATATGTCTTTTTTAGGAATGTTTCCTGGATTGGAATATTTTGCCAGATCTGAGTGCTGTATTTACAGCTGGATGTAGATCAAGACAAGTAAGAATATGAGCAGAATGCTTGGTgcattattttacaatgtatttgATACTTCTGTTAACTTACGTCAGAAAATATCTAATTAGCAATTTGGCAAATAGACCGAACGTCATATacgttaaaaactataggtcTTCGTACGGCTTTCAAAAATGAGTCAGACCAATTCTGCATATTCAGATATAATAGCAATTTTATTTTACTGCTATGCTCTCCAAAGACAAACTTTATGTGATTGACAAGATTactaatatttatatttaattatttttaaatttaaatagaaTTTCGAGATGGTATCTTTTGTTTCAGAAAatgtctttataaaaaaaagatgtagtatgattaacaatgtgacaactctccacaagaaaccaaaatgacacaaacattaacaacatTAGGTAGCCGTACGGCCTTTAGTTTTTCAAGCGTTCTAATTTCAGTAGAGGATCTCTAAGATTTTGTAAATGTTAATTTCACTTTATTGACAAcgtttgtttggtgtttttctAACATGCAGTAAAATCATCACTGACTTCTCGCGAGACAGATTTAATACAGACGTTTTTTCATAGCAAATATATCTGTATAAAAGAACAGCTGAACTGATTTATTTTATACTatatcaatttacaaaaaaaaaaagtcaattcaTATGTGGCAATCGTGActatttcattatataaatgaGATGGATATTCGAAGTAACACTTATAGGAAGATACTACACAACGTGACATGTCACTAATCTTGTTATTGAAGTGCTGTAATGCATGGTGCATTTCCGTTGCATTTAATCTTAGTTGGTGTCTCAAtctatgatattttgtatgattTTGATTTAGGTTTGTAATTTGTTATCAAATGCTTTCGGAAAGAGAAGATCAAAGAGATCTACTGTCGGGTGCTCACAGTGTTGTGATAGTCCTCCTAATAATGGTACACAAGTTCCATGTAATGGTTACTTATGCAAGCAAGGTGGGTCACGTTTCACAGCGCTATATCAAAAACAATTGAAAGATAATCATCACTTGTTGCAAAATTATATGTTCACAAATTTATATTCTACGAACTACTGAAATGTTGACATATTGTTCATCCACTCTTTAAATAGACGTCAATCTTTTAAAGCGTATGAATAATTCGTTcagattttaaaacaaaagaatTGCATTTATCTATAAGAATAATTGTACGTTCCACGTGCGTTTCGCCTTCCAAAGTCTCATTCAAGCTAAAACTGCAAAAGGTTGATTACAAACAAAGAAAGAAATTAAAGTACATTGAGGGCATTAAATTCCGAACGTTTTTGTCAAAAAAGGTATGTTGATATATTCCTTTGGAATCATAAGTTATTCGAAGAGTTCAAAGctttgtaaacaattaatttacacatacatgtattacaatacCTATGATATTTCATTAAATCAAAGAAATTGTCACTTCTTTCTTTGATCTAGTCGTGTGTTTGTAATCATTtctgaatgttttttttcaaaataatatgaaTCATATCAAcaaacaaatgaaagaacattcTTTACTATTCCATTAAGAAACTGACTATTTTGCTCAGTTATAAGTCAATTTGAGACGAAGCGTTactttgttttatagtgattaagattataacacaatattggcTGCTGCAActcaatttttatacatttttacgtATCATGTCTCTTTGGTTTGTTCACACAGCGTTGTGCATATAATGACatgttatgcgactgtcatacacgtgataAGATTAGCTAGCTGTTTAACCAGGTTTACTCCACCGTGTTCGGCATAAGAAAATTCCGGTACAAAGTCATAAATCCATTCGTGTGATATGTTTGCGCtttgattttatcatttcattAGGGTCTATTCGTTTTGAATTATCCTTGCCGTTTGATTTTAGTGATTGTACTTTTTAATGTTTCTACACTGAACATTATCTTTACTGCAGCACCTGTTGCAGTAGGAAAAACTTGCGGCGTTTGTGACAGTGTTGGCGATCCAAAAGATTGTGCAGTTGACCAGGAATGCCCACCAACTGAGGTAAAagaaattaataaagaaaaacagTTACAAATGCAACTTCAAAATAGGTCTAAAACAAACTATGACAATATCAACACTTCTTttccagaaaaaaaagaaaaatacgcAAATAGGGCAAGAAATCAAAATGGTTTGTCTTCGTTAATTTTTAGAATTCATTAATGGTGTTTTGTATGCAGCATCCCAAAAAATCATTGTGATAGAAAACATCTAATGTTGAAAATGTAAGAACCATATCTCGAATATGATCTTTAATCGGAAACACAATGAATAATATTGTTTTCCGTTTTGTATCATGCTTTTCAATAGATTAAacgcaaaatataaaataagacaCAGCTAATCGTTCTGATTGGTTAGAGCATGACAAACTTATATCTAATGTACATTACAAACTCAATTCCGGCATATTTTctccaatatttatcaaaattaatgaaaaatcaaCCAATAAAGATGGTATAACAGTACTATATGGTGGTTCgtgatttcaaaagaaaaaaagaaataagtacTTTCCCCTTATATTATTAATATCGTAAACGAGATAACTTATCaaattttatcattaaatataaCTGATTGCAaacatcaatattttattttgtacaattgGTTTTAAACATTAACAATAATGCACTAAAAGAAATTCataggccttcgaaaatagtggaattaattacttttagagtgtcaagaactcgttggaagtatttgataaattgcatgcttatatttgTGATTTTGAACTGTTTAAAGCTGTGATTTTTTTACCCTATATACCATATTGCCACATATTCTCATTCAGAAAAATGCAAACACCTAATTAAATGCATTGGGCATTTAagaagtcagaatgtgaatatatatgttcaaactcttttaggtcattttttagtagcaataaacaaaaaaaaactatgtcaattggacatgattttatactatatctgcccttgaatttttacaagatctcatttttgttcgctttggagattccgtatatcgtcaagttatcggaattccaatggggactaactatgcaccacttattgcggacatgtttttgtattgctatgagttacaatttatgacaaaaatcagcaaagacccgtcgaaacaacatctgataaacaattttaatactacttttagatattttgatgatattttggctctcaataatcatgataatgacgatttcagtatgtatactgaagaaatttatcctgttgaacttactttaaataaagctaatactaacaatgaccactgccctttcctcgatcttgatatctatatcactaacgggaagcttaatactaaaatttatgattaaatagatgatttttcatttcctattgttaattatccatttttagatggtgacgttcccttgtcaccatcttacagtgtttatatatctcaacttgtacgattcgctcgtgtatgtaacaatgttttagattttaacgagagaaatt contains:
- the LOC139487147 gene encoding uncharacterized protein, producing the protein MNWKRPTASAITIIIVGICYIPYGNGLLCLYCNNAANINDCLNTVAQCSDGSEECFLDWNILPDLSAVFTAGCRSRQVCNLLSNAFGKRRSKRSTVGCSQCCDSPPNNGTQVPCNGYLCKQAPVAVGKTCGVCDSVGDPKDCAVDQECPPTEACKINTIFTGGVIKYELGCEQKTTCDRLLKEYKSVHNTGTGKRTDHGDLVICSACCDGIGCNKDQCSNVRKTQPCFNSAICG